In the genome of Streptomyces sp. Q6, the window AACATGTACCGGGCGATCAAGGACCCGGCGACGCGTGCCGCGCTGACCCCCGACTACCGGATCGGCTGCAAGCGGATCCTGCTGTCCAACACGTACTATCCGGCGCTCGCCCAGCCGAACGTGGCCCTGGTGGCGTCCGGTCTGAAGGAGGTCCGCGGCAACACGCTGGTGGCGTCCGACGGGACCGAGGCCGAGGTCGACGCGATCATCTTCGGCACCGGGTTCCACGTCACCGACATGCCGATCGCGGACCGGGTCGTCGGCGCCGACGGGCAGACGCTGATGCAGTCGTGGAAGGACGGCATGAAGGCGCTGCGCGGCGCGACGGCCAGCGGCTTCCCGAACTTCATGACGGTCATCGGGCCCAACACCGGTCTCGGCAACTCCTCGATGATCCTGATGATCGAGGCTCAGCTGAACTATCTCGCCGACTACATGCGGCAGTTGGACGTGCTCGGCGGCCGTGTCGCGCTCGACCCGCGCGAGACCGCCGTCACCGGCTGGAACAACCGCGTCCAGGACCGGATGAAGCGCACCGTGTGGAACACCGGCGGCTGCACCAGCTGGTACCTCGACGCGAACGGCGTGAACACCACCGTCTGGCCGGGCACCACGACCGAGTTCCGGCAGGCCACGCGCCATGTGGACGTGGGGGAGTACGAGGTGGTGCGGGCGGCCGCGCCCGAGCCGCGTCCCCGCACCCAGGCGCGTACGAAGAAGAAGGCGGGTGCCGCGTGAGCCGGCTGACGCGGGTGGCGGGCGGGCCGTACGAGCCTCCGGTCGCCGCACGGGAACTGACCGTGGCCTCGGCGGACGGGGCACGGCTGCATGTCGAGGTGCACGGCCCCGAGGACGCCCCGGCCGTGGTCCTCGCGCACGGGTGGACCTGCTCGACCGCCTTCTGGGCGGCGCAGGTCCGCGCCCTCGCCACCGATCACCGCGTGGTGGTGTACGACCAGCGCGGGCACGGGCGCTCGCCCGCCGCCACCCAACTCCCGTACACCACGGACATGTTGGCCGATGACCTGGAGGCCGTGCTCGGTGCCGTGCTGGAGCCCGGCGAGCGGGCCGTGCTCGGCGGGCACTCCATGGGCGGGATGACGATGATGGCGGCGGCGGGGCGCCCGCGCTTCCAGGAGCACGCGGCGGCCGTGCTGCTGTGCAGCACCGGCAGCTCGGCGCTGGTCGCCGAGGCGACCGTCGTGCCGCTGCTCCGCGCGAGCGCGCTGCGCAC includes:
- a CDS encoding alpha/beta hydrolase, which gives rise to MSRLTRVAGGPYEPPVAARELTVASADGARLHVEVHGPEDAPAVVLAHGWTCSTAFWAAQVRALATDHRVVVYDQRGHGRSPAATQLPYTTDMLADDLEAVLGAVLEPGERAVLGGHSMGGMTMMAAAGRPRFQEHAAAVLLCSTGSSALVAEATVVPLLRASALRTRLTRSVLGSKAPLGPVTPVAKRVLKYATMGPGSSPEKVDACARIVHACPRGVRYGWSHVLERLQLDAGVEALTMPVAVLGGTVDRLTPIVHARRIAAALPNCVGLTELAGLGHMTPIEAPEAVTATIRELSDAYVKSQKGADAA